From Microbacterium sp. LWH7-1.2:
CCACGACCTGGCCGTCGGCCAGGCGTACACCGGCGAGGGCGCCGTCCTCGTCCTTGATGACCTCGGTGACCGGGGTGTCGATGACGCGGATGCCGCGGGCAGCGAAGCGGGCGCGGTTGTCCTCGTCCAGGTCAGTGCCGTGGGTGAAGTAGGTCAGGTCCTCGGTCAGCTGGCGGTACAGAAACGCGTGGTCGATGGAGACCGGGCCGGTGGCGAGGATACCGATGGGCTCATCGCGCACCTCCCAGCCGTGGCAGTACGGGCAGTGCACCACGCTGTGCCCCCAGTGCTCGGCGAGCCCGTGCACCTCCGGCAGCACATCCATGAGGCCGGTCGCCACCAGGATGCGGCGGGCGGTGATGCTGCGGCCGTCGGCCAGGGTGACGGTGAACCGCAGGTCTCCGCCCGCCGACGGGGCGGCAGGCTCGGCGGCGACGACCTCGCCGAACACGACGCGTCCGCCGTATTGGCGCACCTGCTCCCGGCCCCGTCGAAGGACCTCGGACGGCGGGGTGCCGTCCAGTGCGAGGAGGCCGTGCACGGCCTCCGCGGGCGCGTTGCGCGGGGAGCCACTGTCGATCACGACGACCGAGCGGCGGGAGCGGGCGAGGATCAGTGCGCCGTTCAGCCCCGCGGCGCCCCCGCCGATCACCACCGCGTCGACGGTCCCCTCGTCCAGGGCGTCGCTCGCGTACGGAGGTGTCGTCACAGCCATGGTCTCCTGCCTTTCCTTATCAGTCATGGTTCGGTCAGTCATGGTTCGGTCAGCCTTTCGAGTTCTGGGTGGTCATCCCGTACTTGAGGGGCGCGGGCATGCTCGCCCGCAAGTGCTCGTGCAGCTCCGCCTGGAGCGCTGGAGCGAGCGAAAGGTTGGGCGACCACTGACGCCAGAGGCGGTCGATGAGGGCGAGATCGCGGGCAGTGGCCAACCAGCCGCTCCCCGGCGGCAGGTCGAAAGTGACGTGCTTGAACTCCATTTGTGTTGAGCCCATTCCCAGAGCGGTCGGACGGGAGATGCTGAGGCCGGCTTCGATGTCTCTGTCC
This genomic window contains:
- a CDS encoding NAD(P)/FAD-dependent oxidoreductase, which gives rise to MTTPPYASDALDEGTVDAVVIGGGAAGLNGALILARSRRSVVVIDSGSPRNAPAEAVHGLLALDGTPPSEVLRRGREQVRQYGGRVVFGEVVAAEPAAPSAGGDLRFTVTLADGRSITARRILVATGLMDVLPEVHGLAEHWGHSVVHCPYCHGWEVRDEPIGILATGPVSIDHAFLYRQLTEDLTYFTHGTDLDEDNRARFAARGIRVIDTPVTEVIKDEDGALAGVRLADGQVVARRVLAVLAHMQIRAQGLEGLRLPVQDLPKGRSFASGVAGITEVPGVWVAGNATDLTAQVGASAAAGALAGADINRMLATADTDAALQEIANVSPRGFTG